The following proteins are co-located in the Pseudomonas antarctica genome:
- a CDS encoding OprD family porin: MIKQWSLLTLAVCASVSQMALAESVTDQADSKGFIEGSSITGLLRNYYFDRDRQSGKADNRDWTQGAMLNYASGFTQGTIGFGVDAYAYGAMKLDATHADAGTGELPTDRNGDPANGYGSVGAAVKIKVSKTQLKFGDMQPTAPVFATGGTRILPQTATGFDLTSSEIAGLDLEAGHFTSTNSGMTSNHDHDIYATYANVAANSASFIGGKYTFTPSLSATVYAGELEDIWRQYYTNLNYVLPLGHDQSLALDGNLYRTLDTGSAKAGAINNTTYSVAAAYSFLAAHTLTLSFQKVHGDTPFDYIGTGDNGAGEGGDSVLLANSVQWGDFNGPGEQSWGVRYDLNMASYGVPGLSFMTRYINGSDINGTHTPANSAYAGDYGADGDHHETDVEAKYVLQSGPAKNLSLRVRDAMVSSNAGQRDGKLNELRVIVDYPFTLL, encoded by the coding sequence ATGATCAAACAGTGGAGCCTGTTAACGCTGGCGGTGTGCGCCAGTGTCAGCCAAATGGCCCTCGCCGAGTCTGTCACCGACCAGGCAGATTCCAAAGGCTTTATCGAGGGCAGCAGCATTACCGGCCTGTTGCGTAACTATTACTTCGATCGCGATCGCCAAAGCGGCAAGGCCGACAACCGCGACTGGACCCAGGGCGCGATGCTCAATTACGCCTCGGGCTTTACCCAGGGCACGATTGGGTTTGGCGTGGATGCCTATGCGTACGGCGCGATGAAGCTCGACGCTACCCACGCAGATGCCGGCACCGGTGAGCTGCCGACCGACCGAAATGGCGACCCTGCAAATGGCTACGGTTCAGTGGGCGCAGCGGTGAAAATCAAGGTCTCCAAGACCCAGCTGAAATTTGGTGATATGCAGCCCACCGCACCGGTCTTCGCCACTGGCGGCACACGCATTTTGCCGCAGACGGCCACCGGTTTTGACCTGACCAGCAGTGAAATCGCCGGCCTGGACCTGGAAGCCGGGCACTTCACCAGCACCAACAGCGGCATGACCAGCAACCATGACCACGATATCTATGCGACCTATGCCAACGTGGCCGCCAACAGCGCCAGTTTCATCGGCGGCAAATACACCTTCACACCGTCCTTGAGCGCGACCGTGTATGCCGGCGAGCTGGAAGATATCTGGCGCCAGTACTACACCAACCTCAATTACGTATTGCCATTGGGGCATGACCAGTCGCTGGCACTGGACGGCAACCTGTACCGCACCCTCGACACCGGCAGCGCCAAAGCCGGGGCAATCAACAACACCACCTACTCGGTGGCGGCGGCCTATTCGTTCCTGGCGGCCCACACCCTGACCTTGTCGTTCCAGAAAGTGCATGGCGACACGCCGTTCGACTACATCGGCACCGGCGACAACGGCGCAGGCGAAGGCGGCGACTCGGTCTTGCTGGCCAACTCGGTGCAATGGGGCGACTTCAACGGCCCGGGGGAACAATCCTGGGGCGTGCGGTATGACCTGAACATGGCCAGTTATGGCGTGCCGGGCCTGAGCTTCATGACCCGCTACATCAACGGCTCGGACATCAATGGCACCCACACCCCGGCCAACAGCGCCTATGCCGGCGACTACGGCGCGGATGGCGACCACCACGAAACCGATGTGGAGGCCAAATACGTACTCCAGAGCGGCCCGGCGAAAAACCTGTCGCTGCGCGTGCGTGACGCCATGGTTTCATCGAATGCCGGTCAGCGCGACGGCAAGTTGAATGAGCTGCGGGTGATCGTCGACTACCCGTTCACCCTTTTGTAA